Within the Luteolibacter yonseiensis genome, the region AGGCCGGGCTCCATGACGAGACCTGCCAATGGGCCGCGCTTCAACTGTGCGACCGTGGCCAGCGCAAGGATGCCGTTGAAATCGCCCTGCTGATCCGGGACCCGGCCAAACGCGATCAAACCCTCGCCGAGCTTTCCACCCGTAAAAGCCCCGCCAAGGAACCGGCAACGGACAGGTGACCGTCGGTCAGAATTGGAAGCCGAACCCGAGGGTGAACCCCAGGGCGTCGATTCCCGGATTCGGATCGGTGGCTCCGAGGTTGGAGTGGTGGATGAAATAAACGCCTCCCAGCAGTGACAGATCCTCGGTGAGTTTCTGGCGGAGACCGAGCTGGGTGAACCAGTTGAACGTGAAGTCCTGGCCCATCGCCTGTTCTCCGCCCGCGCTGTTCATCCAGCCGAAACCGCCGCCGATGGAGAAGAAGGCCGAGGTTTTTTCCGATGGGAACCAATATTCGATGGAAGGTGCGGCGGCGAGACCGACGTAGATGTCCTCCGGCCCGTGGGTGATCGCTTCGAAGAGGGCGGAGAAGCGGTTCCTCACCACGATCTTCGCACCGCTTTCATCCTCCCACCAGGTCCACATCACCGGCGACCGCAAGGTGAGTTGGGTGGGGATGATTTCGTAGTCGATGTCCGTGTTGTTGCCGACGTTCCAGAGGTAGCCGCTTTCGAGCGTCCACTCCCAGCTGTCCGCTTCATGGGCCGAGGCGGGGAGTGCGAGGAGGGCCAGCAGTGCGAGGGTTTTCATGCCCCGGTGCTATCCGTGGATCGGGTGGCGGTCGAGAACGATTCGCGGATCAATAATATTCTTCCTCCTGGTCAC harbors:
- a CDS encoding acyloxyacyl hydrolase, whose translation is MKTLALLALLALPASAHEADSWEWTLESGYLWNVGNNTDIDYEIIPTQLTLRSPVMWTWWEDESGAKIVVRNRFSALFEAITHGPEDIYVGLAAAPSIEYWFPSEKTSAFFSIGGGFGWMNSAGGEQAMGQDFTFNWFTQLGLRQKLTEDLSLLGGVYFIHHSNLGATDPNPGIDALGFTLGFGFQF